In the genome of Pseudoglutamicibacter cumminsii, one region contains:
- a CDS encoding phosphatase PAP2 family protein, translated as MTNRAQPQHQPAATNRRGVWGPSSGRTAPHTALRPGLNMSVLLVCAVAALTGAVVLLSYVGINATGLPVDRNVLDAAVDARTEAMDRIVPSFTMVGSTPVFTPIMVVIAAVIALTKRTMWPVVVLAFTATLSVGTTVIVKNTFNRDRPPLETQLQPHEFSGSIPSGHTLNAVALVSVSVAMILRWAARSWVRWLTVVLAVAYMVAMALSRIYMGVHWVSDVACGALLGTAIACVVIAFDVWARSRGTRDNSATH; from the coding sequence GTGACTAACCGCGCCCAGCCCCAACATCAACCCGCCGCCACGAATCGTCGCGGCGTGTGGGGTCCATCCTCTGGACGCACCGCGCCGCACACTGCGCTGCGCCCCGGCCTGAACATGTCCGTTTTGCTCGTGTGTGCGGTCGCGGCACTTACGGGCGCCGTCGTGCTCCTCTCTTATGTGGGCATCAACGCGACAGGTCTGCCAGTGGACCGGAACGTCCTGGACGCCGCCGTCGACGCCCGCACGGAAGCCATGGACCGCATCGTCCCGTCGTTCACCATGGTCGGAAGCACGCCGGTGTTCACACCCATCATGGTCGTGATCGCGGCGGTGATCGCTCTGACCAAACGCACGATGTGGCCGGTCGTGGTGCTGGCTTTCACGGCAACGTTGTCGGTCGGGACCACGGTGATAGTGAAGAACACGTTCAACCGTGATCGTCCGCCGCTTGAAACTCAGCTTCAGCCGCACGAATTCTCCGGTTCGATACCGTCTGGGCACACGCTGAACGCTGTCGCGTTGGTGAGCGTGAGTGTTGCCATGATCTTGCGGTGGGCCGCACGCTCGTGGGTGCGGTGGCTCACCGTGGTGCTGGCGGTCGCGTATATGGTCGCGATGGCGCTGTCCCGCATCTACATGGGCGTGCACTGGGTGTCGGATGTCGCGTGCGGCGCGCTTTTGGGCACGGCGATCGCGTGCGTGGTCATAGCGTTCGATGTGTGGGCTAGGTCGCGGGGAACGCGCGACAACAGCGCCACCCACTAG
- the upp gene encoding uracil phosphoribosyltransferase, whose translation MRVHVVEHPLVAHKISVLRDKTTPSPVFRQLTEELVTLLSYEATRDIRTREVTVETPVATTKGVAFAKPTPLVVPILRAGLGMLEGMMRLLPTAEVGFLGMARNEETLDIITYAERLPEDLSNRQVFVIDPMLATGGTLVESIGYLFDHGADQVTCICLIAAPEGVERLRKAYGDDERVNLYVAALDECLDENAYIVPGLGDAGDRLYGLAE comes from the coding sequence ATGCGCGTACATGTTGTTGAGCATCCCCTCGTGGCCCACAAGATTTCGGTTTTGCGTGACAAGACGACCCCGTCGCCGGTATTCCGCCAGTTGACTGAGGAACTTGTGACCCTGCTTTCTTATGAAGCCACACGTGACATCCGTACCCGTGAAGTCACGGTTGAGACGCCTGTCGCGACGACCAAGGGCGTTGCTTTCGCTAAGCCAACCCCGCTCGTCGTGCCTATTCTTCGCGCTGGCCTGGGCATGCTTGAAGGCATGATGCGCCTGCTACCTACCGCTGAGGTGGGCTTCTTGGGCATGGCGCGCAATGAGGAGACCCTCGACATCATCACGTATGCGGAGCGGCTCCCGGAGGACCTATCGAACCGTCAGGTTTTTGTGATCGACCCGATGCTTGCAACGGGTGGAACGTTGGTTGAGTCGATCGGCTATCTCTTCGATCACGGCGCGGATCAGGTGACCTGCATCTGCTTGATCGCGGCTCCGGAAGGTGTTGAGCGCCTGCGCAAGGCCTACGGCGATGACGAGCGCGTGAACCTGTATGTCGCCGCTTTGGACGAGTGCTTGGATGAGAACGCCTACATCGTCCCGGGCTTGGGTGATGCGGGCGACCGCCTGTACGGCCTCGCTGAGTAA
- the sul1 gene encoding sulfonamide-resistant dihydropteroate synthase Sul1, translated as MLRSRVTVFGILNLTEDSFFDESRRLDPAGAVTAAIEMLRVGSDVVDVGPAASHPDARPVSPADEIRRIAPLLDALSDQMHRVSIDSFQPETQRYALKRGVGYLNDIQGFPDPALYPDIAEADCRLVVMHSAQRDGIATRTGHLRPEDALDEIVRFFEARVSALRRSGVAADRLILDPGMGFFLSPAPETSLHVLSNLQKLKSALGLPLLVSVSRKSFLGATVGLPVKDLGPASLAAELHAIGNGADYVRTHAPGDLRSAITFSETLAKFRSRDARDRGLDHA; from the coding sequence ATGTTACGCAGCAGGGTGACGGTGTTCGGCATTCTGAATCTCACCGAGGACTCCTTCTTCGATGAGAGCCGGCGGCTAGACCCCGCCGGCGCTGTCACCGCGGCGATCGAAATGCTGCGAGTCGGATCAGACGTCGTGGATGTCGGACCGGCCGCCAGCCATCCGGACGCGAGGCCTGTATCGCCGGCCGATGAGATCAGACGTATTGCGCCGCTCTTAGACGCCCTGTCCGATCAGATGCACCGTGTTTCAATCGACAGCTTCCAACCGGAAACCCAGCGCTATGCGCTCAAGCGCGGCGTGGGCTACCTGAACGATATCCAAGGATTTCCTGACCCTGCGCTCTATCCCGATATTGCTGAGGCGGACTGCAGGCTGGTGGTTATGCACTCAGCGCAGCGGGATGGCATCGCCACCCGCACCGGTCACCTTCGACCCGAAGACGCGCTCGACGAGATTGTGCGGTTCTTCGAGGCGCGGGTTTCCGCCTTGCGACGGAGCGGGGTCGCTGCCGACCGGCTCATCCTCGATCCGGGGATGGGATTTTTCTTGAGCCCCGCACCGGAAACATCGCTGCACGTGCTGTCGAACCTTCAAAAGCTGAAGTCGGCGTTGGGGCTTCCGCTATTGGTCTCGGTGTCGCGGAAATCCTTCTTGGGCGCCACCGTTGGCCTTCCTGTAAAGGATCTGGGTCCAGCGAGCCTTGCGGCGGAACTTCACGCGATCGGCAATGGCGCTGACTACGTCCGCACCCACGCGCCTGGAGATCTGCGAAGCGCAATCACCTTCTCGGAAACCCTCGCGAAATTTCGCAGTCGCGACGCCAGAGACCGAGGGTTAGATCATGCCTAG
- a CDS encoding IS6-like element IS6100 family transposase, whose translation MTDFKWRHFQGDVILWAVRWYCRYPISYRDLEEMLAERGISVDHTTIYRWVQCYAPEMEKRLRWFWRRGFDPSWRLDETYVKVRGKWTYLYRAVDKRGDTIDFYLSPTRSAKAAKRFLGKALRGLKHWEKPATLNTDKAPSYGAAITELKREGKLDRETAHRQVKYLNNVIEADHGKLKILIKPVRGFKSIPTAYATIKGFEVMRALRKGQARPWCLQPGIRGEVRLVERAFGIGPSALTEAMGMLNHHFAAAA comes from the coding sequence ATGACGGATTTCAAGTGGCGCCATTTCCAGGGTGATGTGATCCTGTGGGCGGTGCGCTGGTATTGTCGCTATCCGATCAGCTATCGCGACCTTGAGGAAATGCTGGCGGAACGCGGCATTTCGGTCGACCATACGACGATCTATCGCTGGGTCCAGTGCTACGCCCCGGAGATGGAGAAGCGGCTGCGCTGGTTCTGGCGGCGTGGCTTTGATCCGAGCTGGCGCCTGGATGAAACCTACGTCAAGGTGCGGGGCAAGTGGACCTACCTGTACCGGGCAGTCGACAAGCGGGGCGACACGATCGATTTCTACCTGTCGCCGACCCGCAGCGCCAAGGCAGCGAAGCGGTTCCTGGGCAAGGCCCTGCGAGGCCTGAAGCACTGGGAAAAGCCTGCCACGCTCAATACCGACAAAGCGCCGAGCTATGGTGCAGCGATCACCGAATTGAAGCGCGAAGGAAAGCTGGACCGGGAGACGGCCCACCGGCAGGTGAAGTATCTCAATAACGTGATCGAGGCCGATCACGGAAAGCTCAAGATACTGATCAAGCCGGTGCGCGGTTTCAAATCGATCCCCACGGCCTATGCCACGATCAAGGGATTCGAAGTCATGCGAGCCCTGCGCAAAGGACAGGCTCGCCCCTGGTGCCTGCAGCCCGGCATCAGGGGCGAGGTGCGCCTTGTGGAGAGAGCTTTTGGCATTGGGCCCTCGGCGCTGACGGAGGCCATGGGCATGCTCAACCACCATTTCGCAGCAGCCGCCTGA
- a CDS encoding radical SAM protein produces the protein MPVDAPGMPLRSYRIHRYVNAFCPVCHEEDPYRPLAQVERLTGWLAEYPDGQVWLERGCRKHGLQRTLYDESAEILTYLEQWTAPTKVHTPDMANNFLPVPEAYEYGLPTMQTQHTCILLEDITDHCNLKCPTCFASSSPAESAVAPLAEVLASVDTRLSREENRIDVLMLSGGEPTLYPWLEQLIEELAARPVVRILLNSNGLRIAQDQEFVDFLAKHRERLEVYLQYDGEEECSVRHHRGGDIRKIKFEALDRLSEAGIFTTLTMTAALGVNDHEIGTVIRRALETPFVGGVTIQPVFGSGRSAGIDPNDRLTHTGVLARLEEQTDGLVTWRDMTALPCSHPHCCSLGYLLKDDSGKWSSLTSLVGPEKLKEFLDLNPDMLANRIADSGVNKTLKKQVKQSLLDLFSEQSSLSHPSIGSLWRDICVGCDLGIGTLAKLAASSLPGQQHRLRQFMGERVKRITIKPFMDINTMIEERLTQCCVHVATVRDGADEDGNAIHQCAPFCAVQAWAPLGERRISTATGKPETSSTPAHNSGGRHRLPITVKVHGEG, from the coding sequence ATGCCTGTTGATGCACCTGGGATGCCGCTTCGTTCATACCGCATTCACCGATACGTGAATGCGTTCTGTCCCGTGTGCCATGAGGAAGACCCATACCGACCGCTCGCCCAGGTTGAACGGTTGACCGGTTGGCTCGCTGAATATCCCGATGGGCAGGTGTGGCTCGAGCGTGGGTGCCGCAAGCACGGTCTGCAGCGCACGCTGTATGACGAATCTGCTGAGATCCTCACCTACCTTGAGCAGTGGACGGCCCCAACCAAGGTGCACACGCCGGACATGGCGAACAACTTCCTGCCGGTTCCTGAAGCCTATGAATACGGGCTTCCGACAATGCAGACCCAGCACACGTGCATCCTGCTGGAAGACATCACCGACCACTGCAACCTCAAATGCCCCACGTGCTTCGCATCTTCTTCGCCGGCGGAATCCGCTGTTGCTCCGCTGGCTGAAGTTCTCGCCTCGGTTGATACGCGTTTGTCCCGCGAAGAAAACCGCATCGACGTTTTGATGCTCTCCGGCGGGGAGCCGACGCTGTACCCGTGGCTTGAGCAGCTCATCGAAGAGCTGGCCGCGCGGCCAGTGGTCCGGATCCTGTTGAACTCCAACGGTCTGCGCATTGCCCAGGATCAAGAGTTCGTTGATTTCCTCGCGAAACACCGCGAGCGGCTCGAAGTCTATTTGCAGTACGACGGCGAAGAAGAATGCTCTGTTCGACACCACCGAGGCGGAGACATTCGGAAGATCAAGTTTGAGGCGTTGGACCGGTTGTCTGAGGCCGGGATTTTCACCACCTTGACGATGACAGCCGCGCTGGGCGTCAACGATCACGAGATCGGTACCGTGATTCGCCGCGCCCTGGAAACCCCGTTCGTGGGTGGCGTGACAATCCAGCCGGTATTCGGTTCCGGCCGTTCCGCGGGCATTGATCCGAACGACCGTTTGACCCACACCGGGGTTCTCGCTCGCCTCGAAGAACAGACCGATGGGCTGGTTACGTGGCGGGACATGACCGCGCTGCCGTGCTCCCACCCGCACTGCTGCTCACTGGGTTATCTGCTCAAGGACGACTCCGGAAAGTGGTCTTCGCTCACGAGCCTCGTGGGGCCCGAGAAGCTGAAAGAGTTCCTCGACTTGAACCCCGACATGCTCGCCAACCGCATCGCGGACTCCGGCGTCAACAAGACCCTCAAGAAACAGGTCAAACAGTCCCTGTTGGATCTGTTCTCTGAGCAGTCCTCACTTTCACATCCGTCGATCGGTTCCCTGTGGCGCGACATTTGTGTGGGATGCGACTTAGGGATCGGAACGCTCGCTAAGCTCGCGGCGTCATCCTTGCCAGGGCAGCAACACCGTCTTCGCCAGTTCATGGGCGAACGCGTCAAACGCATCACGATCAAACCGTTCATGGACATCAACACGATGATCGAAGAACGCCTGACCCAATGTTGTGTACACGTTGCCACCGTCCGTGACGGTGCGGATGAGGACGGCAACGCGATCCACCAGTGTGCTCCGTTCTGCGCCGTCCAAGCGTGGGCTCCGCTCGGCGAGCGCCGCATCTCCACCGCAACAGGGAAACCTGAGACGTCGAGCACGCCTGCACATAACAGCGGCGGACGCCACCGACTACCTATCACGGTCAAGGTACACGGTGAGGGCTGA
- a CDS encoding prolipoprotein diacylglyceryl transferase encodes MYPDLSDLLGFELIPGVRLDTHSVFVAIALFLGTIVFWIEARRRSRLNQRTGILVLGALAGAAALGRMGTWAQHLDPRENLTFIEQFLHGNASFLSALVGAWLGVHVAKKIIGYKSRSGDLFAPAVALAMAFGRWACYLTERPGTPTGGDWGVVLTEEQGAHLLTPAGVGLHPSFAYESAFHLIAFCILWFWLRFQPIAPGETLTLYIGAYAVFRFFVEFVRGNEVAWMGLTRPQMFLLVTIPIFAIRIAYLIKRGKLWVPAAEADVPPARDTHLAPAAMPEHTPAVEKVKVSA; translated from the coding sequence ATGTACCCAGACTTATCTGATCTTCTCGGTTTCGAACTCATCCCCGGGGTCCGTCTCGACACACACTCCGTGTTCGTGGCGATCGCGTTGTTCCTCGGAACCATAGTGTTCTGGATCGAAGCGCGCCGGCGTTCACGCCTCAATCAGCGCACGGGCATCCTCGTGTTGGGAGCGCTCGCGGGCGCCGCGGCCCTCGGGCGCATGGGAACGTGGGCACAGCATCTCGACCCGCGCGAAAACCTGACTTTCATCGAGCAGTTCCTCCACGGCAACGCGTCCTTCTTGTCCGCGTTGGTTGGAGCCTGGCTCGGTGTGCACGTCGCTAAGAAGATCATCGGCTATAAGTCCCGTAGCGGTGACTTGTTCGCGCCAGCTGTGGCGCTTGCGATGGCGTTTGGTCGGTGGGCTTGCTATCTCACCGAACGGCCCGGAACTCCTACCGGAGGCGACTGGGGTGTTGTGCTCACCGAGGAACAAGGCGCGCACCTCCTCACCCCAGCGGGTGTGGGTCTGCACCCGAGCTTCGCATACGAGTCCGCGTTCCACCTGATCGCGTTCTGCATCTTGTGGTTCTGGCTGCGGTTCCAGCCCATCGCGCCAGGTGAGACCCTGACCCTCTACATCGGCGCGTACGCGGTATTCCGGTTCTTCGTCGAGTTCGTTCGCGGCAACGAGGTCGCGTGGATGGGCCTCACCCGGCCACAAATGTTCCTACTCGTGACCATCCCGATCTTCGCGATCCGCATCGCCTACCTCATCAAACGCGGCAAACTCTGGGTACCAGCCGCCGAAGCCGACGTTCCCCCTGCACGGGACACCCACCTAGCGCCCGCAGCGATGCCAGAGCACACGCCTGCAGTTGAGAAAGTCAAGGTATCTGCATGA
- a CDS encoding GNAT family N-acetyltransferase: MDSEEPPNVRVACSGDIDEVVRLMHDAAAWMSAKGTPAWDVARIDRTFAETFVLRSELLVASCSDGIVGCCTLSAEDPEFWPDALKGEAAYLHKLAVRRTHAGRGVSSALIEACRHAARTQGCAKLRLDCHPNLRGLYERLGFTHVDTFNPGWDPTFIAERLELEI; encoded by the coding sequence ATGGACAGCGAGGAGCCTCCGAACGTTCGGGTCGCCTGCTCGGGTGATATCGACGAGGTTGTGCGGCTGATGCACGACGCTGCGGCGTGGATGTCCGCCAAGGGAACGCCCGCCTGGGACGTCGCGCGGATCGACCGGACATTCGCGGAGACCTTCGTCCTGAGATCCGAGCTCCTAGTCGCGAGTTGCAGCGACGGCATCGTCGGCTGTTGCACCTTGTCGGCCGAGGATCCCGAGTTCTGGCCCGACGCCCTCAAGGGGGAGGCCGCATATCTGCACAAGCTCGCGGTGCGACGGACACATGCGGGCCGGGGTGTCAGCTCCGCGCTGATCGAGGCTTGCCGCCATGCCGCGCGAACGCAGGGGTGCGCCAAGCTGCGGCTCGACTGCCACCCGAACCTGCGTGGCCTATACGAGCGGCTCGGATTCACCCACGTCGACACTTTCAATCCCGGCTGGGATCCAACCTTCATCGCAGAACGCCTAGAACTCGAAATCTAA
- a CDS encoding GNAT family N-acetyltransferase → MNHAHTTEASAPEPPVQQPGSRPHLRRLRASDADAVRSAFASCPEMVRQGNVTDADSAARYVAALVNDDDCADAAGVDQTDGDASAAADSTADACDDKDAFAVVDENDRLWGLVCINRDAANRVGWFWYWMHAATRKQGWTSQAAATVANWALRDGGYERLELGYRANNPGSACVAAAAGFVPEGIERKKFLVKGERIDVHVSGRLLTDPTPQTPELEIVW, encoded by the coding sequence ATGAATCACGCCCACACAACGGAAGCATCCGCGCCAGAGCCGCCAGTGCAACAACCGGGGAGCCGCCCGCATCTGCGCCGACTGCGGGCCAGCGATGCCGACGCCGTGCGTTCAGCGTTCGCTTCATGCCCGGAGATGGTGCGCCAGGGCAACGTTACTGACGCCGACTCTGCCGCCCGCTACGTCGCGGCCCTCGTCAACGATGACGACTGCGCCGACGCGGCAGGTGTGGACCAGACCGACGGCGACGCATCCGCCGCCGCTGACTCCACCGCAGATGCGTGCGATGACAAGGATGCGTTCGCTGTCGTGGACGAAAACGACAGGCTGTGGGGACTCGTCTGTATCAACCGTGATGCGGCGAATAGGGTTGGCTGGTTCTGGTACTGGATGCACGCTGCCACGCGGAAGCAGGGCTGGACTTCGCAAGCGGCGGCAACTGTTGCAAACTGGGCTCTTCGGGATGGCGGCTACGAACGGCTCGAGCTGGGGTATCGCGCTAATAACCCTGGCTCAGCGTGCGTCGCAGCCGCGGCAGGTTTCGTGCCGGAGGGCATCGAGCGGAAGAAGTTCCTTGTTAAAGGTGAGCGCATCGATGTTCATGTGAGTGGCAGGCTGCTCACGGACCCAACCCCGCAGACGCCGGAGCTTGAGATCGTATGGTGA
- the tadA gene encoding tRNA adenosine(34) deaminase TadA: MPIKPPSGANEWMDAALEEARAAALHGDIPIGAVIVGPDGKIVARGHNIRERDGDPTGHAEVVAIREAARILADDAEAGDGWRLTDCTLVVTLEPCAMCAGAIVLARIPRVIFGAWDEKAGATGSVMDILREPRLNHRAEVFAGMRADECQRILQDFFATMRSEALLQKS; this comes from the coding sequence ATGCCGATCAAACCACCTTCAGGCGCCAACGAATGGATGGACGCCGCGCTCGAAGAAGCACGCGCGGCCGCCCTTCACGGCGACATTCCCATCGGCGCGGTCATCGTGGGGCCTGACGGGAAGATCGTGGCACGCGGCCACAACATCCGTGAACGCGACGGCGACCCGACCGGCCACGCCGAGGTTGTAGCTATCCGTGAGGCCGCGCGCATTCTCGCGGACGATGCCGAAGCGGGCGACGGCTGGCGGCTTACCGACTGCACGCTTGTGGTCACGCTTGAGCCATGCGCGATGTGCGCTGGTGCGATCGTTCTGGCACGGATCCCGCGAGTTATTTTCGGCGCGTGGGACGAGAAAGCCGGCGCGACCGGCTCCGTCATGGACATCCTGCGGGAGCCGCGGCTCAATCATCGGGCCGAAGTTTTCGCGGGTATGCGCGCCGATGAATGCCAGAGAATCCTCCAGGATTTCTTCGCCACGATGCGCAGCGAGGCTCTGTTGCAAAAATCGTGA
- a CDS encoding 23S rRNA (pseudouridine(1915)-N(3))-methyltransferase RlmH has translation MSIRVLAVGRKHESWVEEGIERYERRLRKPWDVQWDLLQHSSKADDAARAEESARLLKKIGGGDYVVLLDERGKMLSSPRLAKALRGPIDQGKRVVVVIGGAFGVDESVHRRADLVWSLSDLVFPHQLVRLMLVEQVYRSQEIMAGSGYHHV, from the coding sequence GTGAGTATCAGGGTTCTGGCTGTTGGCCGTAAGCATGAGTCGTGGGTTGAAGAGGGCATCGAGCGTTATGAACGCCGGCTGCGTAAGCCGTGGGATGTTCAGTGGGATTTGTTGCAGCACAGTTCCAAAGCGGACGATGCGGCGCGGGCTGAAGAGTCAGCTCGCCTTCTGAAGAAGATCGGTGGCGGCGACTACGTGGTGCTGTTGGATGAGCGCGGGAAAATGCTCAGCTCGCCGCGGCTCGCGAAGGCTCTGCGTGGGCCGATCGACCAGGGCAAGCGGGTTGTTGTGGTGATCGGCGGGGCGTTCGGCGTGGATGAGAGTGTGCACCGGCGCGCAGACTTGGTGTGGTCTTTGTCTGATTTGGTGTTCCCGCATCAGCTCGTGCGGTTGATGCTCGTGGAGCAGGTGTACCGCTCGCAAGAGATCATGGCTGGAAGCGGCTACCACCACGTGTAA